In one window of Mercurialis annua linkage group LG4, ddMerAnnu1.2, whole genome shotgun sequence DNA:
- the LOC126676811 gene encoding uncharacterized protein LOC126676811, whose protein sequence is MSDSDLNKTVTQIIRQMKRPVTVDNEVDNVANSPVTVDNEVENVVNSPVTVDNEVENVANSPVRKSLRIKMLHAVEVPVCKTEKKSRMKRRAVKKSVCGKRKAEPVVVKRDIKMRRLGSDNLNKNDSIQNFDLLIAPNLRFVGKVGKACSFDVIKNIKSKLSSDQLSTFKSSRFGLYLDIGKDVLSLRLIHSILLREVHHPNIDELWFYYGGQNLRFSLYEFGLVSGLVCGGDESRFSDYFTGGTFFDKFFNDDNKISRSVIESKFKDAVWENDDDAVKFAKLYFVQCFLLGSLDNTLIDSRFIHLLDCPDFDDFPWGKYSFDLFVQSTKNKLWTLLQASKQATFYRLYGFPYAIQFWFYETLTTVPAFLCSLNNAAAYPRFMRWSPKDMRKIQNFDFKVFDDPNEKVISSSNIKATAYELSENIVSGLNDQDYVFKEEEAAAAVNTEGDGTFEVAKSACLKFVNELKDLVFDSGIEYSDMELGVRKQIYDCIESFETNQLADIFNDKSVKSDNVDNEVHSSDRHEEDNSSDEETESCNYAEEKIRNTKSVDDEREDAESAEDVTTLAEDVTTLAEEEVKNDKPAEDVTKMAEEESKNEKSAEDKFEKDDSVEYPIRNEKDYGDESNIDTSSDEYSEHESENVQKVYYSESGKTIVKYNAEHVADDQANTDHVAVLESRIIDAEGNDQIKPAADDKLNEEHVSALESAKIDSEVNDVVTPVSGDVVSIPTCSRGVRKVYGKQPGFELFVEQDGYFDEVGDQSGFDLVGRGIEVGLKDSCTENVNKDASEVDTPKPTMLDQLVQDEVDKLADVCSDEFLLTPVDANSEKVDLAVPSNKIHLEKVNESDEIVDLAAAESDVSNIVASLSVYIPTEEKLNESAVLAVKPVSPKIADKNDDTVPVGKSRPKLVFKRKAVQVDVPAKFALIERIRNLDSADKVKSMGITFTNHCPLLMESVHDMCNQFWLSEFNDWIETNTYRRKHPTNEIYYPREKILRPGFRLGGEEITVKDFFHILNTPGGYLESSHIDCLFTYLRKKCIFLNNSYSVCGNWFDQYVQNGYRLYLENQNVTDLPQFDAIYNFIVGEDGLYKRAWGDLKFILFSVHLKIDGEFKDHFILAKLSFDERCFYVYNSSRNLLYDEPVREAMTAYSTLLPLILNYVGFYDRTDINFNSVYYVGKKTTDPFAVAFMDDLPVQENSDCGVYATAFAEYLIEGKRIPKALRIKQIRNRYAVNLFMYGRWKNKSGYVSD, encoded by the exons ATGAGTGATTCCGATTTGAATAAAACAGTAACTCAAATCATTAGACAAATGAAAAGGCCTGTCACTGTTGATAATGAAGTGGATAATGTCGCTAATTCTCCTGTAACTGTTGATAATGAAGTGGAGAATGTCGTTAATTCTCCTGTCACTGTTGATAATGAAGTGGAGAATGTCGCTAATTCTCCAGTTCGAAAAAGTTTAAGAATCAAAATGTTACATGCAGTTGAAGTTCCTGTTTGTAAGACTGAGAAAAAATCAAGAATGAAGAGGAGAGCAGTTAAAAAATCTGTATGTGGTAAAAGGAAAGCAGAACCTGTTGTGGTTAAAAGAGACATTAAGATGAGAAGGCTTGGAAGTGATAATCTGAATAAAAATGATTCTATTCAG AACTTTGATCTTTTAATTGCTCCGAATCTCCGGTTTGTTGGGAAAGTTGGCAAGGCTTGTTCTTTTGATgtgataaaaaatattaaatcgaaGCTTAGTTCTGATCAGCTGTCTACATTTAAGAGCAGTAGGTTTGGTTTGTATTTGGATATTGGAAAAGATGTATTGAGTCTTAGGCTTATACATTCCATACTGCTAAGGGAAGTCCATCATCCAAATATTGATGAGCTGTGGTTTTACTATGGTGGGCAAAACTTGCGTTTCAGTTTGTATGAGTTTGGATTGGTGAGCGGTCTTGTGTGCGGTGGGGACGAGTCCAGGTTTTCTGACTATTTCACTGGTGGaactttttttgataaattttttaatgatgATAATAAGATTAGTCGTTCTGTTATTGAATCGAAATTTAAAGATGCGGTGTGGGAGAATGATGATGATGCTGTAAAGTTCGCGAAGCTGTATTTTGTTCAGTGTTTTCTGTTGGGTAGCCTTGATAATACATTGATCGACAGCCGATTTATTCATCTACTGGACTGCCCTGATTTTGATGATTTTCCATGGGGAAAATATTCTTTTGATTTATTTGTTCAGTCTACCAAGAACAAGCTTTGGACCTTGTTGCAGGCATCAAAACAAGCTACATTTTATCGATTGTATGGCTTTCCCTATGCCATTCAATTTTGGTTCTATGAAACTCTGACTACTGTGCCTGCTTTTTTGTGTTCGTTGAATAATGCTGCTGCGTATCCTCGGTTTATGCGTTGGAGTCCGAAGGATATGAGAAAGATTCAAAACTTTGATTTCAAAGTTTTTGATGATCCAAATGAAAAG GTTATATCAAGTTCAAACATTAAAGCCACTGCTTATGAATTAAGTGAAAATATTGTGTCTGGACTGAATGATCAAGATTATGTCTTTAAAGAAGAGGAAGCTGCTGCTGCTGTTAATACTGAGGGTGATGGTACTTTTGAAGTGGCGAAGTCTGCTTGCTTGAAGTTTGTTAATGAATTGAAAGATTTGGTCTTTGATAGTGGTATTGAGTATTCTGATATGGAGTTAGGTGTCAGAAAACAGATTTATGATTGCATAGAGAGCTTTGAAACTAATCAATTAGCTGACATTTTCAATGATAAATCTGTAAAG TCTGATAATGTTGATAATGAGGTTCACTCTTCTGATCGTCATGAAGAAGACAACTCTTCCGATGAAGAGACTGAAAGTTGCAATTATGCTGAAGAAAAGATTAGAAATACTAAATCTGTCGATGATGAGAGGGAAGATGCTGAGTCTGCTGAGGATGTGACTACATTGGCTGAGGATGTGACTACATTGGCTGAGGAAGAggttaaaaatgataaaccTGCTGAAGATGTGACTAAAATGGCTGAGGAAGAGAGTAAAAATGAGAAGTCTGCTGAGGACAAGTTTGAAAAGGATGATTCTGTTGAGTATCCTATTAGAAATGAGAAAGATTATGGTGATGAGAGTAACATTGATACTTCTTCTGATGAATACAGCGAACATGAAAGTGAGAATGTGCAGAAAGTTTATTATTCAGAGAGTGGAAAg ACTATTGTTAAATACAATGCTGAGCATGTTGCTGATGATCAAGCCAACACTGATCATGTTGCTGTACTAGAGAGCagaatt ATTGATGCTGAGGGTAATGATCAGATCAAACCTGCTGCTGATGATAAATTGAATGAAGAGCACGTTTCTGCATTAGAGAGTGCGAAG ATTGATTCTGAGGTTAATGATGTAGTCACACCTGTTTCTGGCGATGTTGTGTCTATTCCTACGTGTAGTAGAGGTGTGAGGAAGGTTTATGGAAAACAACCTGGATTTGAATTGTTTGTGGAACAAGATGGTTATTTTGATGAAGTTGGTGATCAATCCGGCTTTGATTTAGTTGGTAGAGGAATTGAAGTGGGATTAAAAGATTCTTGTACTGAG AATGTCAATAAGGATGCTTCTGAAGTTGATACTCCTAAACCAACTATGTTAGATCAATTGGTGCAAGATGAAGTTGACAAGCTTGCTGATGTTTGTAGCGATGAGTTTTTGCTAACTCCAGTTGATGCTAATTCTGAAAAGGTTGATTTGGCTGTTCCTTCTAATAAGATTCATTTAGAGAAGGTAAATGAATCTGATGAGATAGTTGATCTTGCTGCTGCGGAGtcagatgtatcaaatattgtTGCTTCGTTGTCTGTTTATATTCCAACTGAG GAAAAGTTGAATGAATCGGCTGTTTTAGCTGTAAAGCCTGTTTCACCTAAAATTGCAGATAAAAATGACGACACAGTTCCTGTTGGAAAAAGTAGACCaaaa CTTGTTTTTAAAAGGAAAGCAGTTCAGGTTGATGTACCGGCTAAATTTGCATTGATTGAGCGAATAAGGAATTTAGACTCGGCAGATAAAGTTAAATCAATGGGGATCACTTTTACAAATCATTGTCCTTTGTTGATGGAAAGTGTTCATGATATGTGCAACCAATTTTGGCTTTCTGAGTTTAATGACTGGATTGAAACTAACACGTATAGGAGAAAACATCCAAC CAATGAAATTTACTATCCAAGAGAAAAGATATTACGCCCAGGATTTAGGCTTGGTGGAGAGGAAATTACTGTAAAAGATTTCTTCCATATTTTGAATACACCTGGTGGTTATTTGGAATCGAGT CATATTGATTGTCTGTTTACGTACCTGCGAAAGAAGTGTATTTTTCTGAACAACAGCTATAGTGTTTGTGGAAATTGGTTTGATCAGTATGTGCAGAATGGATATCGACTCTACCTCGAGAATCAAAATGTCACTGATCTGCCTCAGTTTGAtgcaatatataattttatagttgGAGAGGATGGACTTTATAAGAGGGCATGGGGCGATCTGAAGTTCATACTTTTTTCAGTTCATCTTAAAATTGATGGCGAATTTAAAGATCATTTTATTCTTGCCAAGCTGAGTTTTGATGAAAGATGCTTCTATGTGTATAATTCTTCTAGGAATCTGCTATATGATGAGCCTGTACGCGAAGCTATGACTGCATATTCAACGTTACTGCCATTAATTTTGAACTATGTTGGATTTTACGATCGTACTGATATCAACTTCAACTCAGTTTATTATGTTGGCAAGAAAACAACTGATCCATTTGCTGTAGCTTTTATGGATGACCTTCCTGTTCAAGAAAATTC AGATTGTGGTGTGTATGCTACTGCTTTTGCCGAATATTTGATTGAAGGGAAGCGTATTCCGAAGGCTCTTCGTATTAAACAAATACGTAACAGATATGCAGTTAATCTTTTCATGTATGGTAGGTGGAAGAACAAGAGTGGTTATGTATCTGATTga